The following coding sequences lie in one Mycobacterium sp. DL440 genomic window:
- a CDS encoding IniB N-terminal domain-containing protein: protein MTSLIDFILDLFRSPASAASFISDPDGSLRDAGLPNVTAAQLHAVAATAAPAGVLLGGGNPVLGLQRAVADHHSIPASFGNQVASPFSPQTQFASNNSTDWASNNDTDLASHNNVPVMSPNQDAGANAQQGAFNLGFGDITLGDKSTNTATNGGVVVDGDNKGDIVSGDGAVLGDGNTMNNGDILAGSGSHVAVGKDNAIEDSSQHAGGDVVSGNDGPVIKDVDMSGGHGGGASGGDSLIGIGSGGASGGDGGNAGSIILTDASTHAVGGNQTTVDGDYGSRNTQDNSTHTSVQTENTHSVEDHSSSYTSNIGSGNDTAFASNNDTASHNDTSFGSHNDTSSALGSGNSYDSHSQSHTDVASHNPIETGFDAF, encoded by the coding sequence ATGACCTCTCTGATCGACTTCATCCTGGACCTGTTCCGGAGCCCCGCCTCGGCAGCTTCGTTCATCTCCGATCCGGACGGCAGCCTGCGTGACGCCGGCCTGCCGAACGTGACCGCGGCCCAGCTGCACGCCGTCGCGGCCACCGCCGCCCCGGCCGGTGTCCTGCTCGGTGGCGGCAACCCGGTGCTCGGCCTGCAGCGCGCGGTCGCCGACCATCACAGCATCCCGGCCTCATTCGGAAACCAGGTCGCCTCACCCTTCTCCCCGCAGACGCAGTTCGCCAGCAACAATTCCACCGATTGGGCCAGCAACAACGACACCGACCTGGCCAGCCACAACAACGTGCCGGTCATGAGCCCCAACCAGGACGCCGGCGCGAACGCCCAGCAGGGTGCGTTCAACCTGGGCTTCGGTGACATCACCCTCGGCGACAAGAGCACCAACACCGCCACCAACGGCGGCGTGGTGGTCGACGGCGACAACAAGGGTGACATCGTCAGCGGTGACGGTGCGGTGCTCGGTGACGGCAACACCATGAACAACGGCGACATCCTGGCCGGTTCCGGCTCACACGTCGCGGTCGGCAAGGACAACGCCATCGAGGACAGCTCGCAGCACGCCGGCGGCGACGTGGTGTCCGGCAACGACGGTCCGGTGATCAAGGACGTCGACATGAGCGGCGGCCACGGCGGTGGCGCGTCCGGCGGCGACAGCCTGATCGGTATCGGCAGCGGCGGTGCGTCCGGTGGCGACGGCGGCAACGCCGGCTCGATCATCCTCACCGATGCCTCGACCCACGCGGTCGGCGGCAACCAGACCACGGTCGACGGTGACTACGGCAGCCGCAATACCCAGGACAACTCGACGCACACCTCGGTCCAGACCGAGAACACCCACAGCGTCGAGGACCACTCGTCGAGCTACACCTCGAACATCGGGTCGGGCAACGACACGGCGTTCGCGTCGAACAACGACACCGCGTCGCACAACGACACGTCCTTCGGGTCGCACAACGACACCAGCTCGGCGCTGGGCTCGGGTAACAGCTACGACTCGCACTCGCAGTCCCACACCGATGTCGCGTCGCACAACCCGATCGAAACCGGGTTCGACGCCTTCTGA